The Syntrophobacterales bacterium genome has a segment encoding these proteins:
- a CDS encoding VCBS repeat-containing protein, with protein sequence MRTFKRKSILLALLLLGLCTACGGGGGGDVIPPFTMNDAVATGDLNGDGKLDLALATTYVAGPPPHPGHVVVYLQDPALFGLSFSAVEYSVGSDPWHIAVADLNSDGKLDLVTANTSSNDVSVLLQDTTASGSFQAAVNHATGVYTNFVAVGDLNDDGRPDIAAATNEGISILLQNPAQPGGFLTSIRLALPSGVSSTAIADLNGDGKADLAATSSDKIYIFTQDPAAPGTFLPAVSYAAGPRASFVVTQDIDGDGLPDLAVANAGGSSDGGNSSIAIRLQDRLNPGQFLAVQNYASANGSRSLAVGDFNGDGRPDLALAAVVYSSQSPGIVQVFIQDAAKPGAFLLPQNYGGGYTPHSIAGGDFNGDGKLDLVSNDGPLLFLQNSAQPGQFAEGVIVPLR encoded by the coding sequence ATGAGAACATTCAAGAGGAAGTCCATTCTGCTCGCCCTTTTATTGCTTGGCTTATGTACCGCCTGCGGCGGAGGCGGTGGTGGGGATGTGATACCGCCTTTTACGATGAATGATGCCGTCGCAACGGGGGACTTGAATGGAGACGGCAAACTCGACTTGGCTTTGGCTACGACTTACGTGGCAGGGCCCCCGCCTCATCCCGGGCATGTAGTAGTCTATTTGCAGGATCCTGCCCTTTTCGGTCTCTCTTTTTCCGCCGTGGAATATTCCGTCGGCAGCGACCCCTGGCATATCGCCGTTGCCGACCTGAATAGCGATGGCAAACTTGATCTTGTGACGGCCAATACAAGTTCCAACGATGTGTCCGTACTTTTGCAGGATACGACCGCTTCGGGCAGTTTCCAGGCGGCAGTAAACCATGCCACCGGAGTTTACACGAACTTCGTGGCGGTCGGCGATTTAAACGACGATGGGCGGCCCGACATTGCCGCCGCAACCAATGAAGGAATAAGCATCCTCTTGCAAAATCCTGCCCAGCCGGGAGGCTTCCTGACGTCCATCCGTCTTGCACTGCCGTCTGGCGTCTCCTCGACGGCCATTGCCGATCTGAATGGGGATGGCAAGGCTGACCTCGCGGCGACCAGTTCCGATAAAATATACATTTTCACCCAGGATCCCGCGGCGCCGGGGACATTCTTGCCGGCCGTTTCCTATGCGGCAGGCCCCCGTGCATCATTTGTTGTCACTCAAGATATCGATGGCGACGGACTGCCGGACCTGGCAGTCGCAAATGCCGGTGGTTCATCAGACGGCGGCAACTCGAGCATCGCGATTCGTCTTCAGGACCGGCTCAATCCCGGACAATTTCTTGCCGTTCAAAATTACGCATCCGCAAACGGCTCACGTTCGCTTGCCGTAGGCGACTTCAACGGTGATGGCAGGCCTGATCTGGCCCTGGCCGCTGTCGTCTATTCATCACAAAGTCCCGGTATCGTACAGGTCTTTATCCAGGACGCCGCAAAACCGGGGGCGTTCCTCCTGCCTCAAAACTACGGAGGGGGTTATACGCCCCATTCCATCGCCGGCGGCGACTTCAATGGCGATGGGAAGCTGGATCTGGTCAGTAATGACGGCCCCCTCCTCTTCCTGCAGAATTCGGCGCAGCCTGGGCAATTCGCCGAGGGAGTGATTGTCCCTTTGCGGTAA